GTTCAGAGCGCCGGTCTCGGTCGTTTTGGGCGAACCGAGGCCGCCGGCCGACCCGGCACCGACGCCACGCCGACAAGATCAGGTGAGGAGATCGGTGAGCCACTTGGTGCTGTTGAGGTTGAGCACCGCACCATCCTTGACGACCGCCGGCGTGGCGATCTCCTGGCCGCTCGGAGTGGCCGCCTGCAGCGTGACCTTCGCCTGGTCGGCCGTCTTCTTGGCCTGGTCGACGTTGGCGCCGCTGCTGATGCAGGAGCTGGCCGATGCCGGCGCACCCAGTTTGGTTGCAATGGCCGCGATGTCGGAGTTGGACAGGTCGGCGCTCCCGTTCTCGGCCGGTTTGGTGCCGGAGGTGAACATGCGGGTGTGGAAGTTGAGGAACAGGCCCTTCGGCTGTTCCGCAGCCGGGATGGCGGCCACGCACTCGAAGGCCGCGGCCACCCGCGTCGAGTAGGTCTTCGACGCCGACTCGGCGTCCAGGAAGTTCATGAAGTGGTAGCGGACGGTGAGCTTGCCCTCGTCGACCGCCTTCATCACCTGCTGGCCGTACTGGCC
This window of the Nakamurella panacisegetis genome carries:
- a CDS encoding DsbA family protein, with protein sequence MAQGKKAQTGSGPKPARERKPVVDRRIQPPPGTRQSVAAARQTNAASNRVQLRIGIVAVVLIAAVVVIGLVMNKQQNAAPVTDHPTSTASTATVDAGIVTVTGPGAPKLTLDFYEDGICPACQDFEGQYGQQVMKAVDEGKLTVRYHFMNFLDAESASKTYSTRVAAAFECVAAIPAAEQPKGLFLNFHTRMFTSGTKPAENGSADLSNSDIAAIATKLGAPASASSCISSGANVDQAKKTADQAKVTLQAATPSGQEIATPAVVKDGAVLNLNSTKWLTDLLT